A segment of the Arachis hypogaea cultivar Tifrunner chromosome 5, arahy.Tifrunner.gnm2.J5K5, whole genome shotgun sequence genome:
GTCCATCTCCACAATCCCTCACTTTACTCATCATGCACCTAACAACAACTACAAACAAAATGACAAATACTGTTCCCGACTCAACTAGTTGCTGGCCACACAGACTATAGTGGCCTAACTTGCAACCACACGCACTTGTCAGGCAACACATCATGCATCGTGCAAAGGGGTTGAAGTTACATGCACGGTCCTCCTTCGACTCTTACTTTGCTTGTCGTTGCCGGACACCTATGAAAGACATGCAAATGAAGGACACTCCATCAATAAATCTCAACAATAGTACATGCATGTCATACATGTAAATATGGTTTCATGTGAAGATAATATCTAAAATGCATTATGCGAAgtgatatatttgactaaattaataaaaatcacaGTGTTACCATCATCACTAACATGAACAAAGTTAAGCTGCCAACCAAATTTTTCATTCCCACACAACTTCATCTGGTACAAGTCAAATTTAGAATAACTTCTTCTCTTACTAAAAAAAGGCATTTCACCTTTTAAACAACATTTTCTGATTTTGACATGTACAGATTTTTGTGACAACCATTCATTGGAGTAAATTGCTGAATTTTGTTTATGGTCTTAATTGTTGAAAAGCAAAACCTGCAGTAGTTCAAAACCAAACTAACTCTCACCTTCGATAGAATGATACACTCAAAATTGATCTATTCCACCAACTCATTCCCTTGGCTTTATTTTCATAATGTAACAGAATAGGTACAAAGGAATTTCATTAAAGGACAATTTCAAAGATGAGAAAGTACACAAAATAGCTAATTACCTCTATTTCACTCAATTCTTAATTAATCTAACGAATACAACGCCACGAGGAAGCATAACTGAAACTTTTCAAATCAGTTTAACTTAATGCATACATTGCACACTATGTGGAACATACAGGTTTAGGGTAGGAGACCCTAACCAGTTGCTGCCTACATACAAGCCTGTATTAAAGCGCAGGTTTATTCTATGTGCTATCTCATATCACCTCCTATGTGGATTTTGCAAACATTTTGCAAACTTCATTAATAAATCTCAACATTAGTACAACCATGTCAAACGAGTCAGTCTCATTTAGTTAATTTATAAACCCACTTCCTAATTCATCAAGAAAGTCAGATTTGCCAGGTGAACACAAACCTTTTCAACTAATTTCGTAATTTAATCACACAAATAACTCAACTAAGTCTTCTGCAACTAATTATTAAATCAGAGGCTATAGCACAATGGCACCCATGTAAATTTCCTGTTACACCCCTACACATGACTAACCCGCTTCATAGAGCCAAAACCCCTTTCACTTGCATACAGCACAACTTAACACACaaaattttgcaaaaaaaaaaaaatattcatttacaCGTACGTACCGTGCCATGGCTCTGTGAATCATCCCGCCCTAAAGCACCTTCAGCGAGGTCCTGGGTACACACCGGCTGGCTACATGGACCACTCGGGCAACGGGTTCGACGATGGCCCACTACTCCACAGTTGCTGCACTTACGCCTCTTTATGCCCCTACAACCAAAAGGCTCTTGCGCACGCCCTGTTCCCTTAGTCCGAACTGCAACAGGATCACGCACTCCATCTTGGCCACCGGCGGCACTCCCTTGGGCAGCGGTCCCAACACCATTCTTCATCTCCAACACATAAGTTTCCTCAACTATCCTATCCAAGCAGCTCTTGAAATCACTCTCTCGCATACACGCAACTCTTGCCAACCGCTTACAATGCTGCAGGAAAGCACCCATGCGGCTCCTATATACCTCATTCGCTTCACCCGGTTCATTCATGATGGAAGGGCCCTCGATCTCAACTTTGGCTGTCTTCGACCACCGTTGCAACACCAGGCTTTTTGGAAGATAACCTATGTCTAACTGGACCAACACTGCAAGTATGTGAACGCAAGGTAGTCCGAACGACTCCATCCTCATACAACTACAAAAAAAGGAATCCGTCCCAAAGTGGTGGGCAACAGTCCACCTGAATTGCGGCCTGCGATACTTTTGTGTCACATAAACTGTCCGATCCTCCAATTTCTTGCACTCCACGATAGTAACCCGAACACTACTTTTTAGGGCCTCTCTAAAACGCAAGAATATTTCCCTCGTGTAGTTCACTGCACCAGACTTCTCTAGCTCCGGAAACTGAGTTTGAAGAACCGGGCTCCCGTACAACGACCTAAAGTCAAGCTCTTCCTCATTATCTCTCAAGAATTCAACACACCGTTGGAAGTTCGTCACGAAATCCAATATTCCATATCGCCTCTCCACAAACCTCCCCATCTTTGCATGCAGTGACTCACATCGTGATGTCGTCCTCAAGCCAGCATAAAAGCAACCGCGTATGTAAGCGGTAGCCCATGCCATCTTCTTCGTGTATAAATCCTTTACCCACTCTACTTCCCTAACAAGACACTCATCCATCATTGCCTCCCATTGCCTTTCAAACTCCTCCACCTCCACGTCGGCAAGCATGCA
Coding sequences within it:
- the LOC112804054 gene encoding protein FAR1-RELATED SEQUENCE 5-like, with product MQSGDVNAALQYFNVCARRDDNMYWQYQVGAEQNMCDLFWSDGRSQDDYKLFGDVLAFDATYGRNKYNLPVIVFSGVNHHNQTCVFGAAMVSSETQASYVWVLSKFLECMGGKAPKAVITDGDKSMRFAIQEVFPEAHHMLCAWHLLKNATVNVCKPRFTTLLRNCMLADVEVEEFERQWEAMMDECLVREVEWVKDLYTKKMAWATAYIRGCFYAGLRTTSRCESLHAKMGRFVERRYGILDFVTNFQRCVEFLRDNEEELDFRSLYGSPVLQTQFPELEKSGAVNYTREIFLRFREALKSSVRVTIVECKKLEDRTVYVTQKYRRPQFRWTVAHHFGTDSFFCSCMRMESFGLPCVHILAVLVQLDIGYLPKSLVLQRWSKTAKVEIEGPSIMNEPGEANEVYRSRMGAFLQHCKRLARVACMRESDFKSCLDRIVEETYVLEMKNGVGTAAQGSAAGGQDGVRDPVAVRTKGTGRAQEPFGCRGIKRRKCSNCGVVGHRRTRCPSGPCSQPVCTQDLAEGALGRDDSQSHGTVSGNDKQSKSRRRTVHVTSTPLHDA